TCACATGTAGTTATAGAATTTCCAGACattttcttcccctccccctcagttCTGTTGTGTTGGGGTGAAAAATTTGTCTAGAAGCCTCCTTTAATGTGAAATACTGTGCTCCTGAGACCTAGTAATAATGTATGGATTACTTATAAAATTGTCCTCACCTCAAAATGCAATATAACTTAAAAGGTAGAAAGTCCTTTAAGGTGCATGTGCAGTCAGCATTGTAGCAGTTGTGGAGGTGGATTTAACATGTCCTCCACCGTGGACGAAGAAGAATGGCTTGGTCTCAGGAGGCTACGGTATCAGaactgtgtgtgagtttgaGGAATTTCCCTTTAATTTGTCCTGTGACAGTAGGTACATGTGCACCACTACAAATGCAAAGCAAGGTTTTTGCTGTGTTGATGAATCTGATGCCAGAAGCCAACAATCTTCTCCAGGTATTTGCTGGTATATTGTCCGGTGgggcttctttttttctggagagTTAATTTCCACTCCATCTCACAGCCCCTAAATACACTTGTGGTACTGCAACGACGGCTAGTTTTTGGTTGACTAAAGCTTCAGGAAGACCTTGCACGCATTTTTTGTTACTGCAGTATGTTTTGTGCAGTCGCCCACTTCGCTATGGACCGGTGTACACTGTATTTACACCAGAGCAGAGAAGCATATCAAATGCTATGAAGCAATACAGCCAGAAAATTCACCTGTTCCTCACCTGAACATGTCTTTCTGGTTACCCTGGCATGTGACTTTGTATCCCCTTTTTTAAAGCTCTCACACCGGTATGTTGTCTTACCTCTCATCCtattttgtgtaatgtgtgtattCATGTTGACCCccaataaaatgtgaaatgtcttCAGCCtcttgtgtgtgcagtttgacTCCTCAGAATGTCATGTATGCAGGGGACTGACAGACCTCCCCCACCTGCCCAAAACAAAGCTAATTCTAAAACAAATCttgttaaatgtaaaagggGCACTTCAAAATGAGTTTTGGCAGTTTATTAAGCATCATCTCAATATGATCATGAAAACTGCCACCGGGTATGGTACATTAGTTGCATGAGACCCATAAGGTATATAAAAATCTTGAAGGATatttagagggaaaaaaaaactaatcccATAGTGCTGTTTATTGGCCTGGAGCAGAGAGGCTCTTGTTCATGAACTGTTTCTTCACAAAGCAAAGCCACCACTGTACAGAGAAAGGGTACAGTACAATAAGTTACTAAACCATGGCTCCACTCCTCACACATTCAGATTTCTAAAGTTTCAGAAAATTAGGAAAGCCACTACTCCCCTCCCCAGCAGCAAAGGAGCATACAATGTCTTACTGGAAATGCTCtaaattcacatttgttttctaTATGACTACCCCGTGGTAGCTTCAAAAGGCTTTGCAGTAACAGCAGATTTTAACTACGTGAAGacaactgactggaggttttgttcttctggattacaCCGCATCCCGTGTAAACCTCCAGTCAGCTGACTGTAACCGCAGAAGCCTAGGGATTTTGATACgtgaagacatttaaaaactaCATACTACTGTAAAACAACTTTTGATTTCAGGTCTCCATAGAGTCCAAATGTAAGCATGTACTTCATCAGTTTCAAATATACTTGAATCTTGATATTAATCCACAAACTACTGAACTATAATCATTGCAGTGGTGCGTTACTTTTCAGCAAACAGCTGATAGGTCAACGATCTGACACAGCATAAACAACCGTCATAAATGGACGCGGCCTTTGATGAAGAGTTTGGTATAACggtttgaacctcaccttgCTTGGTTTGTCGGTCTGCGGGTCAAACACCTTGTCACAGAGCCTCAGGCCCGTCTCTTGTCGGAGCTGCTGCAGGTAGGCCCTCATGGTTTCTGCAGAGAACAGAACAGGCTGGAGATGTAAGAGCGTGAACATCCAGGTATCAATATTACCTGTATAAtctgcagaaatacagtatatgaggATCCTGCAAAGCAAGGATGCGTCAAGCTTTCTCCTCCTTTCCCCATTCTTACCCTCCTCCTGCTTGTCGACAGGCTTGGCGTACATGGCATTTAGAGGGAAGCCAGGCTCTCCTGGAATGGGGAAGTTGGTGATGCCCAGAGTGTACATCTCCTTCTCACCCTGATTTCTGTTGCTGCactgcatgtacacacacaccgctGGTGTTAATATGACACAGGTGAGTTTGGTGGATCCCTCCTTCTGCTTGGCAAACTGAAAACCAAGAAACACCTCGGGACTCACCTTCTGGAGCTTCTTGAGGCattctgagatgtacagtgtGATATAAATCAGCGTTCTGTCGGCTTCATtctggaaaattaaaacattttaaattgtcaatAACAGAAATAACTTACAGGTGATACAAGTGGGGTAGTAAATTATTTTGTCCTTAAGGGACACATTTTCTGAGTACTCCTGGAATTCTTTTTGTTCtctattaaaaattattcttcCTTTGTCAATTAAGTAGATTAGACAAACACTGACTCCTCATGAACAGCAtagttacacattttttgaaacaaacatgcatttaattacactttatctattttctaaaactttGTTTTGAATTCAACCTGTCTTAACCCTCCCTGCTGACAGATGGCAAtaagaagaacagaaaaaattaGTTTGGAAGCACcataattcaactcacttccagtgtttacagcttgtgtgaTGAATAAGATGAGGAACATTGTTCCCGTAAACCTGTGCAATCAGTCAAGATTCAGcgttgaataggagtttgtggagataacacgtttattttcagtcattttacattagttttaaaattacaatgttGCTCAGAAATACAAATACTAAAACAGAAAAGTTTAACCTAGTGTTTCTGATTAAAGCTATATCAAAGAGTTTTAAGGACCCCAACGTGGAAATTAAACgcacaaaatatgttttattagtCTTTAAATGATTATTTGTTGAGCGGTCAGTGTACACAATGCCACGGTCAGTTTGGAAAATAACGCACTGCCGCAAACAGCGTCCCGATCACTTTCTTACCTTGATCTCGTAGTTCTTGAAGAAGACGTTGGCTTTGAAGTAGTAGATGGCCTCATCGATGATGTCCGAGTCTTTGGCTGAAACGGCAAACAGGAGGATCTGTTCAGCTGATCGGCCCTGGATGGCTTCCATGCACAGGAGTTACGATTatgttttacattcatttagttagcagacgcttttctccaaagcgacttccaatgaactctatgtagtgttatcagcccacatacaatcaccgcggtgacttaaactgctagatacactacttataatgggtcactcatccatacgtcaatgaaacacattttctctgtcactcacatactatgggtgaacctcaacagcatgtctttggactgtgggaagaaaccagagcacccggggaacgtgcaaactccacacagaccgagcgggaatcgaacccacgtcctctcgtaccacccaggcgctgtgagacatcagcgctactcgctgtgccaccgtgatTACACATAAAAGTGATGTTTCACTGGTGTTTCCAGGCAACCAACACAACCCTGGTTCCACACCACCTGTCCTCCACCTCCACTCACTTACTCTCCTTGGGGGCCGGTCCCTTAAACTGCGTCTTCAGGGGCAAAAGGGCCATGTTGCCCACTAGTTTGGTGTTTGTGTCCATCAGGTTCGAATGATAAgcctgcaaaaaaaacaaaagacagttTACAACATATTGCTGGCTGAAACAACCCAGAGTCACACAGCAATGAATGGCAGTTGGACAACTAGCTAGCTACTTAGCAAACAAAACGTTACAAAACAAGCTCAGCTGGTGATAACACTTAAGTCACATAAAATCTCATAAgctgctttttttattatttaatgccGATCACTTTGGACTCTGGTAAAGATATGAAGTAGAGGTGTAAACATGCTAACGCCCAACGCTAACTGACAGACACTTCCTTAGCTTAGCAGCTAAGCTTCGCGCTGGACATGACTGCCTGTTTTTGGACACATTAAGTTACGGATTAAATGTcaacattcattaattcatgtgagtgttttaaatgaaactaaagaaaacaaaacataaaataaattaacacagACGAGGAACAGGGGCTCAAGAGCCCGGTTTTCCCGACTCACTCACCGGCATCTTGCGTACGGGACGGTTGCTAACAGCTAACAGGCTAAACTGAGCACACAGTCAGTTCCAATTCCTCTCCAGACAAAAGTGTCCTTaaatcccccctccccttccaagCGAATcgctgctttctttctttttaaacaaacaaacaaacaaataaccgAGGTATGGCCGCTGCTGTCATGAAAGGGCCCGAAGCGGGCAGGCGGCACAGAATCAATCGCACGATCCGGGCAggagaaacaggaagtgagggaACGCGCACGATGGCGCGCGCGCACTACTCGTGCTGCTCTGTAGGGGGCGGCAGAGCGCAGGAAATAAAAGTAACGTGAGCAGGGCGAAAGTGGACACAGCTTTGATACGTCCTTGGTTTCcgagcaacaacaacaacaacaacaacaataataataataataatacacacacacacacacacattttcagaaccgcttgtcccgtacggggtcacggggaatccaaagcgacttacaaaatattacttatttattaaaatgtcaaaattcaaGTAAATGCGCTGAAGtggataaaacattttaaacagtctGGCTTCCATCGAAGAATAATACCGTATTCCCGGACAGTATGAGTGATATGCTGTACATAGACAAATAAAAGTGTGCAGAGCTGCATTTCTGACCAGTTTCACTAAACTCCCGTCTTTGGCTGTCACTGTTCATCGATTCACTGGTAACCAGAAACGCAAGATGCGGGTAGAGTTTTATTGAATTCATTGCCTGCTAAGCAAATAATAAGATATTTTGACATCTTAGTAAATACTAATTATAATCTTGTTTCATACTACGAAGATCATTATCGTGTGGCCTTTAATTAagtttttcattaaatactCAAACAATTCCTTCCAATTTCCTTCAGAAACGTAATATGAATTAAGCATGAATTAATGCGATCCCTCACCACGCATGCGCGGAGAGCTCGATTAGCCCACCTCCCCCTCCGGGACTCCCCCGGCCCGACAGGTGTGTGTGACGCCCGGGTTTGCGCTGCCTGCTGACCACCCACGGCGGTATTTGTACATACAACGTGCAGGATTTCTGAATTCCACGCGAGGACGCGAATAATGAGAAAACAGGACACGTTCTTGGGGGAAAGGAGCGGAGCCCGCGCGCGACACCCCGACAACCGCTCCTTGGCCGCCAGGTGAGGATGGAGAAGCTGCCCGTGTACCTGCGCACCTGGCTGCCGTCACTTTGCCTAAAACGGCATAATCTTGTTCTCATGAAACGTCACCTTATGGTATTCTGCATAATAAAAGGAAGGTACAATGTCAAAAAAACGTGGTTAGGAGTAGAGTAcataaattactgtaatcatCACCTAAAAAACTCATAGCGCACCCAGAACTGGAAACAGCGCAAAAACGCACcaaaattttcatttctggaaatataagaatataaaataaaatatattcaaaatattaaaatacgcATATACATATTcgtataaaaaatataaaatatgttcaaatgattaaataaatatgccACACTTTCATTTGAGGAGACATGAGGAAAACTAAATGccggagaagaaagaaaaaagtttttgtaaCAGAATGGCCTTTTTCTTAAGTCGCTGTTGCAAAAGTTTGCTTTAATGTGAGTTGAATTCCTCTATTCATCttgttatataaataaatatattacagaTCATTTCGTCCCTGCATCAGTGtcagcattaaaaatgcagtgaatACACAGGTACTCAGATTTCTTACACACTGTCAGCACACATCTGCGGAGAAATTCACCAGtatgtttgtcatatttcattCAAACCAAATTAATTCAAACAGGACTGATTTAGCTAAGATGTTGTTATGCAGtgtgcaatatatttaaacagaacatatttaaaataattgttgcaatttttgtaaatacattatatatgttATTGCACAGTATATCATTTGTTATTGTGTTTTCCAGGTCAGCAGGGTATTCCTGCCCACATAGGGGTCACCACATAGGTGAGAGGCATGGTATTGTCTATACCCTTTACTGTCAGTCCTCAACAACGGTAATTGGATGGTCTGCGGAGGTGGGCCGGAGGTGTGCTGGCTTGGCGTTACCTGAATGAAACACTACACCTGGAGGCCCCTGAACTGGGGCTCAAGAGACCCTGTAAGAGGAATCCTTCCTGTTGTactgagacacacaaacacaggattgACCAGCGTGTCCCTTCCAATATTTGCTTATCTCCATTGCATATTACTGATAATATTATCTTGGTACCCCACTACCTCATAAATTGTTACCCGACCTGATAtgacaagaacagttttttcctttagtgtttctttcacttttacCATAATTTTTTGAGTATTACATGAAGCAATTCCAGTTATTTATTCTCTTTAAAGAAGATTAAAGAAGATTACTGTGAAAAGACACTATTTTCTTGTGGTGTCAGTAAAACTATATAAAAATAGTTCATTGTTGAcagtgtgtattgtttttttcctgttttctacGAAGGCTCCAGCGGTCTGAACGATGATGGCGACACCATGGTAAAAATGCAGACGCTGGCTCCTTTGAAACCACAGCCGAAACCCACATCTGAGAGCCACCAGATGGCCACTATACATATTCCCAAGTCTATGCTGACCGCTCCATTCCTGCAGGTTTTAGCAACCCTTAAAGCTCCTTTTCTTGCCATAATCCATGAAAAGATTGTCTTATAGTTTCTTTCAGAAAGTggatgaagtttttttttttttaccccagtaGTTGAGGTTGATCTGCTGCAGGAATATCTACACATGCATTTGACAGGAACTCATGTCTCAGCATTATACCTCCCTCCATtctcaggaaaaataaaacccttatttcacattcttttcccaaaatacagttttcaaaatgcattcataAGGTAAAAATCCTTACTATAGAAGCAATGTCATTTGCACCTTGTTTGCGTATTAAAATATCAtgcaaaatattataattttgtcataaaaacaggaaaacccTAAAATctatggaaataataaaaatgcaaacaaataattCTCTTTTGTTAATGATCTAATGGGTTTGCTGAAATCATCATTCTGATAGCAATTTAAAATGACccggttttacatttacttatttagctgacgctttaatccaaagtgacttataatgtcgATACTTAGAGCGATTTACCctattttacataaatttttTCACTGAATCAGTTCAGGCTAAAAAAAATCTACGGGGTTATGAAGCAGAAGATGAGATtaaaacctgggtcctttcagtgcaaggtggcgcctctaaccactacgccacctgctgagaCTAAAAATGtatgtcctatacagggtcttGGTGCACTGATTGATTGTATATTTTTTGGCACTAAGAGCAATAACACTGGTAGCAATGGGCCGAGTTTAGTTTAAATGCAGAACTTCTGTGGGTAAAAGTTCATAAAATCTGATAGAAGAAATTGTAATGGAGATGTCATTTTAACACCCTGCTTGaattaaacaataaattagaaataataCTGGATTATCCCTCTTGCAGCATCCAAGCCTCACTGCAGGGCAAAAACGCTACCTGTACAGCATCGCAAATGTGTACAGTACTCGACACATGCGAGCCCTCATGAAGCAACAGTATCTGGACGTGCTACACAGGTGCATCAGAGCAGGTCGGTCTGGAGCTCTTATAGTAACACGATGGAGGATGGGTTTCTGTTTACAACAAATCGATTAAAATTGTATTCTGATGTTTTCAAAGGTCAGTGTTCgttaagagaaaacaaaaatacggGTTCAAATACATGCGTTAAAAAGAAGCGATCAGAtggagaaagcagaaaaaactcCACAGCTACCATGAGACAAGCAGGAAACGGAGACAGACACGGAACGGCAGGTGGCTCTGGGAGGACCAGTCTTCCGAGAATTGGCAGCCAGAACAGGTGAGAGTGGAGCAGACAAACTAAAATTCCTCAGAGATGCACAGCTGTGTTATTTTGTTATGCAATGTGActttaatggaaaaacagtGTGACATTGGCAATGGCAGTATTGTATACAGCAATCCCTCTATTTGTCAATTTATTCCGTTCCTGAAAACGATGTGGATACAGAAATTTCGGCTCCCAAAAGCCTGTTTCCCATTAtcttaaatgggaaaaataaaaatgtgttcccATCCCTTCTGAAAACCCCAAACTAGCTTTTGCAAATATCACAaaaacatttagctgacactttttgccaaaatgacttacaatgtttagctacttacaattatttgcccatttataatTTAGGGGAATTTtgagtaaatactttgctcaagggt
Above is a genomic segment from Scleropages formosus chromosome 17, fSclFor1.1, whole genome shotgun sequence containing:
- the LOC108921939 gene encoding actin-related protein 2/3 complex subunit 3-B; this translates as MPAYHSNLMDTNTKLVGNMALLPLKTQFKGPAPKETKDSDIIDEAIYYFKANVFFKNYEIKNEADRTLIYITLYISECLKKLQKCSNRNQGEKEMYTLGITNFPIPGEPGFPLNAMYAKPVDKQEEETMRAYLQQLRQETGLRLCDKVFDPQTDKPSKWWLCFVKKQFMNKSLSAPGQ
- the fam216a gene encoding protein FAM216A; this encodes MRKQDTFLGERSGARARHPDNRSLAARSAGYSCPHRGHHIGSSGLNDDGDTMVKMQTLAPLKPQPKPTSESHQMATIHIPKSMLTAPFLQHPSLTAGQKRYLYSIANVYSTRHMRALMKQQYLDVLHRCIRAGQCSLRENKNTGSNTCVKKKRSDGESRKNSTATMRQAGNGDRHGTAGGSGRTSLPRIGSQNRTVSSISTSKDRDGRKRKTNDYTEGNATGKGTDVSETQKTNEEEFLNENMSSLSVEGNEELLMEV